One Sporosarcina sp. ANT_H38 genomic window, GACAGTTCCCTGCATCTCAAGTCCTTCATATAGATCCTTCATATCGAGTACGTCTGCCTTTAAGAGCGGTTGTGGATAATCATCGCGCGGATCCCGGTTTGGTCTTTGAAGTGTTTCGATAATGTCTTTTAGGGTTACTTCTCCAACATCTAGCTTAACCGCCAAGGCTTTAATATCGAGAGCAGACAGCGCCTCCGCAGTTTCTTTCTTACCGAGCATTTTTTTGCTCGCCTCTGCTTCTTCTAATATTTGCTCCGCCAATTGATAACTCTCAGGGTGAATCCCTGTCGCATCAAAAGGATCCTTTGCACCCAGAACCCGTAAGAAGCCAATCGCTTGTTCGTAAGTCTTTGCTCCGAGGCGAGGTACTTTCTTCAATTGATTGCGCTTCGTAAACAATCCATTCTCTTCACGCGATTTTACAATGTTCTCTGCGACAGTCTTAGAAAGTCCTGCCACATATTGAAGAAGTGAAGAGGAGGCAGTGTTGACATCGACCCCTACCCTGTTCACAGCTGTTTCTACTACAAATGTTAGTGATTCAGAAAGTCGTTTTTTCGCTACATCGTGCTGGTATTGTCCAACACCAACCGAGCCCGGATCAATTTTCACAAGTTCCGACAACGGATCCTGCAAACGTCTTGCTATTGAAACTGCGCTACGCTGCTCTACTTGAAGATCAGGGAATTCATCCCGAGCTTGAGCCGAAGCTGAATAAACACTGGCACCCGCTTCGTTTACAATGACATAAGAAACGCCCGTTTGTGCTTCTTTTATACATTCAACTATGAACAATTCTGATTCACGCGATGCTGTTCCATTTCCGATTGCAATAATCGTTATTGGATACTTTTTCAGCAACTCTAAAATAGCTCGTTTCGATTTCTCCTTTTCCATTTGTGGTTGATGGGGATAAATTACAGATATTTCAAGTAGTTTTCCCGTTTCATCAACAATCGCGAGTTTACACCCCGTCCGGAAAGCGGGATCAAGGCCCAATACCACTTTTCCTTTCAATGGAGGCTGCAGGAGAAGGCTCTTCAAGTTTTCCGAAAACACATGGATTGCTTGCTCTTCAGCCTTCTCGGTTAGCGCCGCCCTAATTTCTCGTTCAATCGAAGGGGCAATCAAGCGTTTAAACGCATCTTCAATTGCTTCTTTTACTTGTGATGCGGAAGGCGAATGTGATTTACTGATCAACTCACGTTCAAGTACTCCGATAATTCTTTCGTTCGGAAATGAAATACCAACACGTAGCACATCTTCTTTTTCTCCTCGGTTTAATGCAAGAACACGGTGTGGTACGATTTTTTTCAATGGCTCTTCATAATCATAGTAGTTTCCGAAAACGTCACGCTTGTCCTCTGCCCCTTTACGGACTACTGATACAATCATTCCATCCGACCACGCTAATTTCCGGATGTTTTCCCTTATTGCAGCGTCATCCGCAAATTGTTCGGCTACAATATCTCGGGCCCCAGCAAGTGCATCTTCAACTGTATTTACTCCACCTTCTTCACTTAAGAAAGGCGTAGCAAGGTCTTCCGGTGAAATACCTATAAACTCCATTAGCTTTTTTGCCAGTGGTTCAAGACCACTTTCAATCGCAATCATGGCGCGTGTCCGTCTTTTTTGTTTAAAAGGTCTATATAAGTCTTCAATTCTTTGCAACACGGTAGCGCTTTCAATCGATTTTCTTAAATCATCATCTAATTTACCCTGTTCATCGATCAGTCGAATTACTTCTTCTTTACGCTGTTCAAGCCCTTTTACGTAACTATAGGCATCTTCAATAGCCTTAATCTGTACTTCATCCAACGAACCAGTTTCTTCTTTTCGGTAACGCGCGATGAATGGAACAGTGTTCCCTTGGTCAAGTAGCGCGATAACCTTTTCAGTTTGATGTATACTGACGGCCGCTTTCCCAGCTGTAGCCTCAACAATATGTCTCACCAATAAAATCACCCTTTCTTCTATAGACTCATTTTAACATAAGAAAAGCGCAAGGCGCATGACCCGCTTCGTAAATTACCCGCCCATAGGCGTTAGAGTCTAGACGAGTCATCTCCAGATTGCGACATATCCATTCCCCAAACCTTTATTATTTACTAAAAAGCAAAAAAGCCCACCTTCAACTTACTAAAGTAGGCTTCCAGCTATAAATGTGGCGTCGTCGCCATGTTCAATTGACTCCAACACTTTTTGATATAACCCATAAGGTCCTGAACTCTCCTTCATTGAAGCTTTAGGACTTCTAAGCTCGATACCGTCTGAATGGAGGAAAAATAGATTTCCCTTTTTATAGTTATATTGTTGCGTCTTTAATTTTTGTGGTCTTCCAGAAAGATAACCCATCACAGGCAAAGGATAAATCATCTCGTCGAAATTATGAAGCATATAAAAACGGACATTGCCGACACAACTATACTCAATTATATTTCGCTTGTAGTCCACTTTAACGATAGCCACTGCGGCACCGCGTTTTTGCACCATATGCTCATTACAGCGTGTAAGTAATTCATCTATTGATTCATGATGATATTCTTTCAGCACTTCGGGGAGAATTTGAGCCGATTGACGGGCTATTGGCCCATTGCCCAACCCATCTGCAATTGCGCAGATAAAATAGTCTTCTTCCGAATGGATAAAATAAGTGTCACCACATTCCCGATTTCCAACCTTCGCTTCTTGATAAACATACGCTTCGACATTCGCTGTTATAATCGAATCCACTATGACACACCACCCGCAGCCAATATTGCTTCCTGCAACTTCTTAATCGCTTTGCGTTGTATTCTCGAAACGTGCATTTGAGAGATACCAAGTCGTTCTCCCGCTTCTTTTTGGCTAAGTTGCTCAATATATGTATACTGGATGATTTGTTTTTCCCGTTCCGACAACACATTTAGAGCATTCGCTACGACCATACGCTGATCTGTTTTCTCAAATCCATCATCAGTTGCACCAACAATATCGAAAAGCGTTACCGTACCCCCCTCAGAATCAGCTTCAAGGGTATGATCCATAGAGAGCGCCTGATAACTTCTCCCCATCTCCATTGCTTCAAGGACCAATTCTTCATCAACATCAAGGTATTCTGCTATTTCACTGACGAGTGGAGAACGTTGCATTTCTGTCGTAAGCGTTTCGACAGCAGCCTTGATTTTGGGCCCCAATTCTTTTATGCGACGCGGAACATGTATCGCCCATGTCTTATCACGTAAAAAACGTTTAATTTCACCGATTATTGTTGGTACAGCGAACGCCTCGAAGCTTCTTCCAAATTCAGGATCATACCTTCGAATCGCTCCAAGGAGGCCTAACATTCCTACTTGAGCAATATCTTCATGAAAAGACTTACCATTGGAATATTTCCGGGCAATCGATTGAACGAGTCGTTCATAATGAAGAACCAAGTTCGTCTGCGCCTCATCATCGTTGGTCTCCTGATATCGCTTAACCCATCCAAGGACTTCCGCCTTCGTTCCAGTTTTATGGGGAGATGGCTCGCTTACTTCTACTATAGGAGGAGATTGTTCTTCCGTTTTGGATTCACGAGGAAATGGTTCTTTCGACATCCTCTTCCCCCCGCTCTCCATCAAGATACTTGGTCATGAAGACAGTCACTCCATCCTCATGAAGCACTTTTATATCATCCATAAGTGTTTCCATTAAATAAAGACCTAATCCGCCTTCCCGAAGAAATTTAACTTCTTCCTGCTCATTGTATGGTCCTACACGTTTCTTCGTCTCTTCAAAATCGAAACTTTTCCCGTGATCCGCTACCATAATTTCCAATTTATCAACAAAAAGAGCACAGCCGACTACAACTTCACCCTCATCATCTTCTTTATATGCGTGCTGGACTGCATTTGTAATTGCTTCACTAGTTGCGATTTTCAAATCTTCAATTTCATCGTAAGTAAAACCTAACCTACTTGCCAGTCCTGAAATCGCGAGCCGAGCAACTCCGACATATTGCGCTTTTGCAGGAACCCTCATTTCAATATAATCATACGGTTGCATCTGCGTCCCCACTTTCTTCCGTTACGATATCCATAACTTCAGCTAAACCAGTTATTTCAAACAATCGTTTTAGACGAGTATTTACACCAACAATTTTCATATGGCCTTCATTAGCCTTAACAGCTTTATAAAAACCAACAAAAATACCAAGTCCTGTACTATCCATATAACCAACGCCAGATAAGTCTAATTCCACCTGAATGTTTTTAATATTTCCTACTGACGCAAGAGATTCCTTTAATTTCGGTGCTGTAAACGCATCAATTTCACCGACAATTTTAAAACGTTGAACACTATTTTCTTCTACTAATTCGACTAGCAAATTCATAATTACACCTCAAGTTTCTGTTTTAAAATAGCATATTATCAATTCATATACCCTTTGTTCAAATTCTTAAACCTCGTTTTTTTCTTTTTTAAAAATAACAATCGTGAAATCATCATGCAAATGAAAATCCTGAAGTTGCGCAAGCCTCTGGTATACTGTATCAGCAATTTTTTGGGCAGATTCTTCTTTCACTTCAGCCAAAATCAATTTGATTACATCATCATCGATGAAACCAATATCTGTTCGTACCTCAGTCACTCCGTCCGTCATCATAACGATAAAATCACCTTCTTCGAGAAGAACTGATTTCTCTTCATAGACGACATTTGGCTGAACACCAAGGAGAAGTCCTCTTGCATGAAGCTCAGTAAATTTACCAGTCGACGCCTTATACAGCAGGGCAGGTTCATGTCCCGCGCTAGCATATGAAAACCTAGAGTCTCTTGCATCATACTTACCATAGAACATAGAAATAAACATTGAATCATCTACACTTTTTTCTACTATCCGGTTAACAATATCAAGGACATTTCTCGGGCTTGTGTTTTCATTTTGCAAACTGTCCATTCCAAACTTGATCATTGACATGCAAAGTGCCGCTGGAATCCCTTTTCCGATAACATCAGCTACAGCTACACCCGCTTCGTAATTATTATCATTCAGGAAATAAATATAGTCCCCACTCATTTGCTTAGCCGGTTCCGTTACATATCCAATATCCAGCTCTTTGAAATTCGGCTTCCTCGTTTTCAGAAGCGTTTCTTGCACTTTTGCCGCCACGTTCATTTCTATTTGAATTTCTTCCTGTTTTTGAACGAGACTTTGATGCTCTCTAAGCGCAAGCCCGTAATGAATCATCATTTCAATCAGAAAATCAAACGAATGCCTCAACTTTCCCGACATATCCGGTAAGATTTCAGTAAGCGCCGTTTTGTGGATACTGATGACATCTTCGGGCGAAATTTCTTTTTCAATAAATCTTCTGCTAAATTGTTGTCCTAAATAAAGATCTTCCTCACGTTGTCCAACAACATATTGTTGCAGCATTTCTTTATACTGTTTCGCAACTTCTTGAGTCATCCATCAACATCTCCTTATCGGAGCCATTTTGTGGTGGTAATTATTGTTCCTTTACCTAGTTCCGACTCCAATTTAAATTCATCCATCAATCTTCTTACCCCCGGCATACCTGCACCAAGTCCTCCCGAGGTAGTATAACCATCTTCCATCACCTTACGCATATCCGAAATTCCAGGACCATCATCAGATGCAATAACCGTAATTCCAAAGAGATTGTTTTCAGATAATCTTTTGATTTCAATCTTCCCTTTTCCTGCGTATAAGTATATATTGCGGGCTAGCTCACTAATAGCCGTCGTAATACGCGCCTGATCTACCGCTCCGAAGCCTGATTCTTTTGCTTCATTCCGGCCAAGCTGTCGGGCAGCAACAATATCCCATTCCGTGTTTATATCTACAGAAGACCGGTACTCCATCGTTAGGCCTCCAATTCTCTACGAAGTTTATCCAACCCGTTTTCGAGATCTAGCGCTGTCAGAACGCCCTCCAAACGGATGCCGAGTTCAATAAGTGTAATCGCAACGGCTGGTTGGATTCCTGTAATAACAACTTTCGCTCCCATCAAACCCGACATGCTAATAACGTCCCCAATCACTTTTGCAATAAAAGAATCGATGAAATCAATTGGTGTCAAATCTATAACGACACCTCTCGCTGACGTTTTATGCATTTTTTCCAATAAATCCTCTTGGAACTGAATTGCCGTCTGATCATCAAGCTCCCACTGAACAGAGACGATTAACGTATCATTTAGTTTTAAAATCGGAATTCGCATATTCATGATTGTTCAACCTCCACTATTGTGCGGTTCGTCAGTTTTAGGGCCTCCTGCATCCCACGTTGCAACGTGCTTGTTGTTGTGAAATCGTTTAGATTAATACCCAATGTAACAATTGTTTGGGCAATTTCCGGTCGGATTCCAACAAGCATACATTTTGCTCCAACAAGTCGAACTGCATCAGCTGCTTGAATTATGTGATGGGCAACCATCGTATCCACCACCGGTACACCCGTAATGTCAAGAAGGACTACTTCAGCACGTTGTTTCACTACACCTTCAAGTAAGTTTTCCATTATCAATTTTGCCCGTTCTGTATCAATTGTCCCGACAAGCGGCATAACCGATATCTTCTCAAAAACCGGTATCAATGATGCTGAAATTTCCTGTAAAGCAATTCTTTGCAAACTTACAGTCCGATCCCACTCGAGAGAATAGGCTTCTATGATGCTTTCACGAAGAGGATTAACCCACCTTGTGAGTAGCTCTAGGATAGGTCGTACATCACTCTCTCCAATAAACCCTTTTTCTTCCAACAACTGAAAAGTGATTTGCGAAAAATTTTCAATTGCCTTGTTTACAAACTTTATAGACCAACCGAAACGCACTACTTTCTCAGTAAAATCATTCAATTTTTCTGAGTTGACATGATCGTTTTCCGCGATATTAGACGTCATCAATTCCGCAAATTCTCTGCTTGTCTTTTCAATTAGGTTAGCTGGCATGAAATGAAAAAAACGTTCTCCCTTTTCTTCTTTCATGCTCAATTGCCAGCGTTCAATGATTTCATCCATATACTGATTGATGCCCTCTACCATTCGCTTATTCATAATTGTATTGAGAAGCCTCCTTATAAATTAAAAATAACTATACCTACATTGTAACGAAGATAGTTCTGTAACACACTCTTTTTGTCGCATAAATAAGATTATGGTTCAGTTCCAGAGAAATTGAACAACGAAAAAAACACCACGAGAAGGAACACCGTGGCGTTTCTTTTATATGTATGCTCAAAATTTGATGAGGCCGAAACTTACTTCGAGCGCTTCATCGACCTGCTCCATCAAAAATTCATCTAGGTGTGTAATTTTATCAGTAAGCCTCGACTTGTCAATCGTGCGGACCTGTTCGAGCAGAATAACTGAATCCCGCTCGAAGCCATAACGCACCGCATCGATTTCAACATGTGTAGGCAATTTCGCTTTTTGAATTTGCGCAGTAATTGCCGCAATAATAACTGTCGGACTAAACCTGTTACCTATATCATTTTGGATAACAAGGACTGGTCTCGTTCCTCCCTGTTCAGAACCGACGACAGGCGACAGATCTGCAAAAAAGACGTCTCCACGTTTTATTGCCAACTTTTCATCCTCCGCTTACGAGACGTTCCACCGTATGCTGGGCTTCAAATTCCACATGCAAGCATTCCGTGGCGATTCTAAGGTTGATTTGCGACATTTCGAGATAACCATTCATCATCTCTTCTCTGATCGTATCTGATTCATAGTCAGTTACGTATCGCTTTGTCGAAATATAAACGAAATCACCACGGTCCAACTCTTGATGGACGACCGTATGTTCATTTTCATTCAGCATTCGTTTCGGAATTTTAACAATAATTTCTTTTATGTTTTTATTCGCACGCAACGTCAGCACCTCCAACAAAACCGTTCCCTTATTTCACTACAGGTCCATCTTACCATTGAATATCGACAATGAGAAGACATAGAAGGGTTTTTATTGACAGGTTTCTGCAATAGTGCTAGGTTTTTTGTCGAAAGTGTGAGTATTATACATACTGTCCATCTACCCCTGTATATATTCTCGGAACTCGTTTCGTAATTGAGACGGCAATTTCATACGGAATCGTGTCGAGTCGTTCCGCCCACTCTTCCATAGTAATTTCTTCTCCGCCTTGACGGCCTATCAGTACCACTTTTTCACCTACCGACATTTCTCGGGATAACTTTACCATGCACTGGTCCATACAAATAGTTCCAACAATAGGCATCCGTTCACCGCCGATAAGTACTTCCTGTCCGCGTAAACCTCGCCTCAAGCCGTCTGCATAGCCGACTGGAATTGTCCCAATCCATTCTGGACCGGATGTTTCATATGTGCCACCGTAACTTATTCGTCGGCCCATTTCCAGTAACTTTACAAAGGCAAGTTCGCTTTCGAAGCGGAATGATTTCTCTAGCCCAAACGGCAATTTCCCTCCTACGTATTCCGAAGGCGCTATTCCGTAAAGTCCGATTCCGAAACGGACTGCGTCGAGCGCATATTCAGGGTAGAGGAGGGTCGCTGCACTATTCGAGGCATGAACAAGTCGGGGTTTTTCCGGCAATGTTTTAACTAATTCTATGAACATCGAAAATTGTTCTTTTGTAACTTCAGGACTTTCTTCATCTGCACATGCAAAGTGTGTGAAAATACCGTCCAGCAGTACTTGGTTGGAATTGTTGATGGCTGATACAAGGGACTGCAGTTCACAGGCATCCCTTATTCCAATTCTGCCCATTCCAGTATCCAACTTTACATGAATTTTTAATTGTTGCACAAAACTTCCGGTGGTTTCGAGTGCTGATTGTAACCACTCAGCACTCGAAACCGTTAGCATAATCCTCAGTTCAGCAGCTTTTTCAGCAAACAGAAGCGGAGACGGCCCCATGACGAGGATGTCCCCGCTAATTCCCGCCACTCGGAGTCGTACCGCCTCATCAGGTGTTGCAACCGAGACCATTTCTGCGCCTGCCTCGAAAGCCGCCCTCGCTACTTCTACTTCACCATGACCGTAACCATCTGCTTTCACAACTGCAATAACCGAGGTCTCGCTTCCTAAATACTCTTTCAAATTTCGAACGTTGGCTCGAATCGCTTCAAGGTCAACAATTGCTTGTGTTGGACGATAATGAAGAGAGTTTTCCATAACAATCCCTCATTTATACTGTAGTACTCTCTATTATCCATCCCTTGCCCTTTCTTCGTCAACCTTAGTTATTTCATTCCCTCTACTTCCATTGATCCGGCTACTTCAATCAGCTCACCCTGCGTCAATGTATTCGATGCTATGAAGAATGAAACGCCTTCACTTTCCCAACGAATTGAATTTTCCGTAAGAGCTGCAACTGTGAATCCAAGATCGACAGGGTCACCTTCAATGGATACCGGCATTTTACTGTCCGCTCTAGCTGCTGGTTCCTGAACAATAATGAACTCTTTTTCTCCTCCAAATGTCATAAATGATCGCGTACCACTATCCGTTTCCACAACTTTTTCATCAAGAAGCGTGCCATCTGCCCAAGCTACTGATGGATAATACGTTGGGAGTCCCGTTGCTTCATCATCGGTTGAAGGCTCGGATTCTTTGCTCGTATTGGTATCTTCCATTTCTACTGCGTAATCTGCAGCTTTTCGTTCGACGCCAAGTGTAATCTTATTGAATGTAATGCGGATCTTTTCTACTTTATTCTCGTCCAGAACGGAGACATACGTTGGTAACAGTGTCTTTTTATCAATGTGAATCTGCTGGGTTGGCAGAACCTTTTTATGGTTATTTCTCGTGGCAGTTTCAAAGACATACGTTTTCTCTTTTTCCGTCATTGTCGAATTTTTATCTGCTTTAATATCTTCAGACAAAGCACCGATTAAATACGCCTGGCTATTTTGTGCTGGCCATTCACTTTGGAACTTATAGGTCTTGCCAAGAGATGGCGTGACAACAAAAACACCTTCTTTATTACGTACAATCATCTGGGAGTCCTTACTTCCTGCCTGCGATACGTTAACGCGATAGAAAGCCGGCTTCGTATGCCAGACGGCAACTTCATATAAACGCGGCTCAGCTCCGGTCTTAATTTCCATAGTCGCTTGCAAGTCATACCCTTTCGTTTCATTCCACTTTCCACTGAGCTTCTTCATGACGTCCTCTTTCGACGGGGCCCCACATGCCGCGAGGATTACCATGACTACAACTAACAAAAGAGCAAATATCCGGCTACGCATACAGTTCATCCTTTCTCATTTCAATCGGGTAGGTCATCTTATGAGGAAGGACGAACAATTATGCAAGGAGGATTACTTGAGCTGCAGCTACGGTTTGCGTATGAGTTATGGAAATGAAGCCAGCGCTAGGAACCCCCTTAAAATAAATAATCGGTTTTCCGCTGTGCTCAGGCAATATACTTATGTCCATGAAGCTGCACTGGGTTCCAATCCCTGTCCCTTTCGCTTTAGAGAACGCTTCTTTCCCTGCAAAACGACCTGCAAGGAACTCCGTTCGCCGGTTAGCTGTGTGAGATTCATAGATTTCTAACTCTTCCTTCGTTAAAATACGCATACGAAATTTCGAAGATCTAGCGTCCAACTTGGCAATTCGATCCAGTTCAACGATATCAAGCCCAATTCCTGCTATCAAAATGATCGCTCCTTTTCAAATTAGTTCCAAAGCACATATACCTTGGTAAAGCACTGGAGCCTAGTCGATAATATATGTATAATGAAATCATAGATTGAGGTGAAAACATGTTTAGTCGTACAGAAAGCTTTTCGCAATACATCCGCCTATATCCGGTGGTAACGTTCTTTCTTGCTTTGAATATCCTTATTCATTTAGCGACATTCATCCCGATTATCGGGCAACAAGTATTATACTATGGCATAGGTGTCAACTTTCTTATCTCCGAAGGGGAATGGTGGAGGCTTCTATCACCCATGTTCCTTCACGGCAGTATCATGCACCTGCTTTTTAATATGTTCTCTCTTTTCATCTTCGGACCTGAACTTGAGAAAATCGCAGGTAAAGCACGCTTCCTAACAATTTATATGCTATCAGGTATTTTCGCTAATATTGCAACGTTTTTCCTACAAGCCCCTGATTATCAAAGTCTTGGCGCAAGTGGTGCAGTTTTCGGTATTCTCGGTGCGTTCGGAGCACTCGTCTATTATACGAAGCATATTTTGCCACAATTAAGGCAGATTATCCTGCCAATTATTGTTATCAGTATAGTTATGACCTTCGTCCAGCCCGACATTAATGCAACTGCCCACATTACGGGATTAGTCGTCGGTTTTTTAATCGGACTAAGTTAT contains:
- a CDS encoding STAS domain-containing protein, translating into MNMRIPILKLNDTLIVSVQWELDDQTAIQFQEDLLEKMHKTSARGVVIDLTPIDFIDSFIAKVIGDVISMSGLMGAKVVITGIQPAVAITLIELGIRLEGVLTALDLENGLDKLRRELEA
- a CDS encoding anti-sigma regulatory factor → MEYRSSVDINTEWDIVAARQLGRNEAKESGFGAVDQARITTAISELARNIYLYAGKGKIEIKRLSENNLFGITVIASDDGPGISDMRKVMEDGYTTSGGLGAGMPGVRRLMDEFKLESELGKGTIITTTKWLR
- the alr gene encoding alanine racemase, producing the protein MENSLHYRPTQAIVDLEAIRANVRNLKEYLGSETSVIAVVKADGYGHGEVEVARAAFEAGAEMVSVATPDEAVRLRVAGISGDILVMGPSPLLFAEKAAELRIMLTVSSAEWLQSALETTGSFVQQLKIHVKLDTGMGRIGIRDACELQSLVSAINNSNQVLLDGIFTHFACADEESPEVTKEQFSMFIELVKTLPEKPRLVHASNSAATLLYPEYALDAVRFGIGLYGIAPSEYVGGKLPFGLEKSFRFESELAFVKLLEMGRRISYGGTYETSGPEWIGTIPVGYADGLRRGLRGQEVLIGGERMPIVGTICMDQCMVKLSREMSVGEKVVLIGRQGGEEITMEEWAERLDTIPYEIAVSITKRVPRIYTGVDGQYV
- a CDS encoding outer membrane lipoprotein carrier protein LolA, with the translated sequence MRSRIFALLLVVVMVILAACGAPSKEDVMKKLSGKWNETKGYDLQATMEIKTGAEPRLYEVAVWHTKPAFYRVNVSQAGSKDSQMIVRNKEGVFVVTPSLGKTYKFQSEWPAQNSQAYLIGALSEDIKADKNSTMTEKEKTYVFETATRNNHKKVLPTQQIHIDKKTLLPTYVSVLDENKVEKIRITFNKITLGVERKAADYAVEMEDTNTSKESEPSTDDEATGLPTYYPSVAWADGTLLDEKVVETDSGTRSFMTFGGEKEFIIVQEPAARADSKMPVSIEGDPVDLGFTVAALTENSIRWESEGVSFFIASNTLTQGELIEVAGSMEVEGMK
- the sigB gene encoding RNA polymerase sigma factor SigB → MSKEPFPRESKTEEQSPPIVEVSEPSPHKTGTKAEVLGWVKRYQETNDDEAQTNLVLHYERLVQSIARKYSNGKSFHEDIAQVGMLGLLGAIRRYDPEFGRSFEAFAVPTIIGEIKRFLRDKTWAIHVPRRIKELGPKIKAAVETLTTEMQRSPLVSEIAEYLDVDEELVLEAMEMGRSYQALSMDHTLEADSEGGTVTLFDIVGATDDGFEKTDQRMVVANALNVLSEREKQIIQYTYIEQLSQKEAGERLGISQMHVSRIQRKAIKKLQEAILAAGGVS
- a CDS encoding rhomboid family intramembrane serine protease, with the protein product MFSRTESFSQYIRLYPVVTFFLALNILIHLATFIPIIGQQVLYYGIGVNFLISEGEWWRLLSPMFLHGSIMHLLFNMFSLFIFGPELEKIAGKARFLTIYMLSGIFANIATFFLQAPDYQSLGASGAVFGILGAFGALVYYTKHILPQLRQIILPIIVISIVMTFVQPDINATAHITGLVVGFLIGLSYFHPKRIVSWKGKKRS
- a CDS encoding PP2C family serine/threonine-protein phosphatase, which codes for MDSIITANVEAYVYQEAKVGNRECGDTYFIHSEEDYFICAIADGLGNGPIARQSAQILPEVLKEYHHESIDELLTRCNEHMVQKRGAAVAIVKVDYKRNIIEYSCVGNVRFYMLHNFDEMIYPLPVMGYLSGRPQKLKTQQYNYKKGNLFFLHSDGIELRSPKASMKESSGPYGLYQKVLESIEHGDDATFIAGSLL
- a CDS encoding STAS domain-containing protein yields the protein MNLLVELVEENSVQRFKIVGEIDAFTAPKLKESLASVGNIKNIQVELDLSGVGYMDSTGLGIFVGFYKAVKANEGHMKIVGVNTRLKRLFEITGLAEVMDIVTEESGDADATV
- a CDS encoding Tex family protein — protein: MRHIVEATAGKAAVSIHQTEKVIALLDQGNTVPFIARYRKEETGSLDEVQIKAIEDAYSYVKGLEQRKEEVIRLIDEQGKLDDDLRKSIESATVLQRIEDLYRPFKQKRRTRAMIAIESGLEPLAKKLMEFIGISPEDLATPFLSEEGGVNTVEDALAGARDIVAEQFADDAAIRENIRKLAWSDGMIVSVVRKGAEDKRDVFGNYYDYEEPLKKIVPHRVLALNRGEKEDVLRVGISFPNERIIGVLERELISKSHSPSASQVKEAIEDAFKRLIAPSIEREIRAALTEKAEEQAIHVFSENLKSLLLQPPLKGKVVLGLDPAFRTGCKLAIVDETGKLLEISVIYPHQPQMEKEKSKRAILELLKKYPITIIAIGNGTASRESELFIVECIKEAQTGVSYVIVNEAGASVYSASAQARDEFPDLQVEQRSAVSIARRLQDPLSELVKIDPGSVGVGQYQHDVAKKRLSESLTFVVETAVNRVGVDVNTASSSLLQYVAGLSKTVAENIVKSREENGLFTKRNQLKKVPRLGAKTYEQAIGFLRVLGAKDPFDATGIHPESYQLAEQILEEAEASKKMLGKKETAEALSALDIKALAVKLDVGEVTLKDIIETLQRPNRDPRDDYPQPLLKADVLDMKDLYEGLEMQGTVRNVVDFGAFVDIGVKEDGLVHISKLKKGFVKHPLDVVSSGDIVTVWVEGIDKGKGRISLTMLSPSAK
- a CDS encoding STAS domain-containing protein — translated: MNKRMVEGINQYMDEIIERWQLSMKEEKGERFFHFMPANLIEKTSREFAELMTSNIAENDHVNSEKLNDFTEKVVRFGWSIKFVNKAIENFSQITFQLLEEKGFIGESDVRPILELLTRWVNPLRESIIEAYSLEWDRTVSLQRIALQEISASLIPVFEKISVMPLVGTIDTERAKLIMENLLEGVVKQRAEVVLLDITGVPVVDTMVAHHIIQAADAVRLVGAKCMLVGIRPEIAQTIVTLGINLNDFTTTSTLQRGMQEALKLTNRTIVEVEQS
- the acpS gene encoding holo-ACP synthase — its product is MIAGIGLDIVELDRIAKLDARSSKFRMRILTKEELEIYESHTANRRTEFLAGRFAGKEAFSKAKGTGIGTQCSFMDISILPEHSGKPIIYFKGVPSAGFISITHTQTVAAAQVILLA
- a CDS encoding transcriptional regulator produces the protein MLTLRANKNIKEIIVKIPKRMLNENEHTVVHQELDRGDFVYISTKRYVTDYESDTIREEMMNGYLEMSQINLRIATECLHVEFEAQHTVERLVSGG
- the rsbW gene encoding anti-sigma B factor RsbW, which translates into the protein MQPYDYIEMRVPAKAQYVGVARLAISGLASRLGFTYDEIEDLKIATSEAITNAVQHAYKEDDEGEVVVGCALFVDKLEIMVADHGKSFDFEETKKRVGPYNEQEEVKFLREGGLGLYLMETLMDDIKVLHEDGVTVFMTKYLDGERGEEDVERTISS
- a CDS encoding type II toxin-antitoxin system PemK/MazF family toxin yields the protein MAIKRGDVFFADLSPVVGSEQGGTRPVLVIQNDIGNRFSPTVIIAAITAQIQKAKLPTHVEIDAVRYGFERDSVILLEQVRTIDKSRLTDKITHLDEFLMEQVDEALEVSFGLIKF
- a CDS encoding PP2C family protein-serine/threonine phosphatase produces the protein MTQEVAKQYKEMLQQYVVGQREEDLYLGQQFSRRFIEKEISPEDVISIHKTALTEILPDMSGKLRHSFDFLIEMMIHYGLALREHQSLVQKQEEIQIEMNVAAKVQETLLKTRKPNFKELDIGYVTEPAKQMSGDYIYFLNDNNYEAGVAVADVIGKGIPAALCMSMIKFGMDSLQNENTSPRNVLDIVNRIVEKSVDDSMFISMFYGKYDARDSRFSYASAGHEPALLYKASTGKFTELHARGLLLGVQPNVVYEEKSVLLEEGDFIVMMTDGVTEVRTDIGFIDDDVIKLILAEVKEESAQKIADTVYQRLAQLQDFHLHDDFTIVIFKKEKNEV